The nucleotide window CTTTACATTTTAAACAGCTTTAGCacaacaaaaagagaaaaagtgtTACTTTCAAAGACAGAACATGACATTTACACAAAATAATACAACCTTTTTATATATACCTTTTTATATACTACCTTTTCAGCATACATTCATTTGTACATGAATGTGTTGTGCATTGTGAAGTCTCCACAACTGGGAGAACAACTACAGAACAACAAATTAGAAAGTTATGGACTGGACTGTTGATATGGTACTGTGCCACTGGTATGGTATTAATTGTATTACATGTTCTGTTTAAGATATTGAATGGATTGCTAAATTGGTTTCATTGGTTTCATGGCCTAccaaatgaaacattttaaacaagATGTATTCCTTTGTTTGCCAACAAAGTCAGAggagacagtgaaagagaaaTTGGTGTAATCAGAGTTGTTGTCCAGTGTTTCCTTATCAACCCTGGAAAGGCAAAGGGTTGAATTGATTTTTTGGGAAGTGAGGTACATCAGCAAAGACATTGTACAACTTTAGAGGGATTTGTCTAGCTAAGCTCATGAAAAATTAAGCAATGACAACTCAGAAAGATCAATAGTGAGCACAAATCAGGATTTTTGTCTTTCCACAAGGCCCCTTAATACAAAATGGTCTCGCCTGAAAACATTAGATCAAAGACAACATTCATCCCTATGATGGAAGATTTTATTTTTGGAAGTCTTTTTATCTGCCTTTGGGAAATTGGGAAACTTCTCAATTCTCAATGTTTCTTTTTCTTGATAGTTCAGTGTGTGGGAATTACTTGCTCAGTTGACATTTTCCCACTAATGTAGATAATTTTACTGTCTAAGAATATGATGGTTTAAATACACAAATATAGCAATGGGAGGTAGAGCAAAATGTATCACATCAAAATCTTCCAAGGTTAGCATAAACGTTCTTTGTTAAACGAAATTTTGAATTGGTTGTTTGTCAATCAAACTCATTCCTTTAAATTACATCAGTATAACGGTCTAATCAGCATTTAACGAGCCAtgttacataaaatcaataccTCCCTCGCCCCACTGTGTGGGAATGCAGAATCTTCTGGAAGAATTGATAATAGGCTCATAAGGAGGTTGGTGGTCAATACTGTGCTGCAGTCATTGGATGAAGAGTCCTGCTGGATGTGGAGGAAGTGCTTGCCTTCCAAGAATGGAGTTCAATGGCCCTGCTGAGCTCTGAGCTTTTAAAACTAGATCTCTGTTTGTGTTGGCTAATCACATATTGATTAGAGCAAAGCAATAGAGCTATATAAGGATGTCCAGAGCAGATGTCAGCTGTAGAGGCTCAGAGGAGAGCTTTACATCTCACCTGATGAACCACCACTTGACTTGACTTGTACAAATGGATTATAGAGAGATGCACAGAAGATAATGTGCTATTTAAGCTATTTTTACTTATCTCTTTTGCATAAAAAATGCCACATGAACCTACAAAAAGTTATCACGGAGGGTGTTCTGTCTGATTCCCCACATCATAAATGTGAGTTTGAATCTGTCACAGTGTGAACATCAATGCATATGCAACACCCTCCCACAGTATTTCTCACTAATTGTCTCATTTTATTTATGGAACAACATGTCAGAGAATATCTAAAAGCCACATGGTCGTGTGGCCATGGTGACAGTGTGATAATTAAATGGGACCAAATTATGTGCAACTTGACTGTGATTCTACAAAACGATTTCTTTCCATTTCACAAATTATGGAACTATGAATCTGTGGTCATTGACAGTGGAGTGATTGAATGAGTCAAAGGTGTGTGTAGAATTTGTATTAGCTAGTTTCATAGAGTTATAGCACAACCTGGTGGTAAAAGTACACATTATTTTAACCGATTAAAAAAAGTAAATTATTTACCATTTGATACCTCACAGGATTACATCACATTTGAAAATGCAATTAACTGTATAATGAATTGTCCAATTGAGTACTCAAGCAATGCAGAAATGCATTCCATTTGTCATTTGTAAGGTTTATGAATCTCACATTACACAGTAACAGGAACATGTTATCAACTGCGTCCATTCCAAATAAAGGTTTGAAGTTCTTTTCAAACAGACAACAGTAATATTCTATTAATAATTGTACTGCTGTGTGCTCTCATTCCTTTACCCTGTTACAAAATAAATCACTCTTCTGTTCCCTTCTGGTGTTAGAACTGGTACGAGGCTCTATTACATGCAGCAGATAATTGCGCACAGGAGATCATTAATAACAATGACCCTGTTGACTTTTAAGTGCATCATCAAAATGATGATGTGTCATCAACAGCCAGAGGGGAAGACACTATGCTCTGTGTGCAGCGAATCCAGGGCAGGGCCTCCAGAGTTGACAAGCATGACAGAGAGAATGATTGTCTATGGCATCTCATTACAATGATGCCCTTATCAGATATACTCTAACAGAACTGGTGTGAATACATACACATGTGAATATGCCCAGCAATATGAATTATGTGAGTTATTGAATTAATAGGGTTAAAGCACAGACATATGTCTGGTAATAGCTTTTATAAGCATAAGACTATAGGAAGAGTAGACTGTTTTACTATACAGCCTAAAATATTGTACATGACTTTATACCAGTTGTAAAGAAAGGATTGTACTGTAGAATCTCTATTGGATTCTGGTTGTTTACTCTTTCACTCTGTTGGAGTGATAGGCTCAGGTTCATGTCTGACATGTTTTTATGTGGATATCACAAATGTCATTGGATGAAGAGTCCTGCTGAGAATCTTGATGAGTACCCGAGCACATACTTCAGGTGTTTTTTTGTCTCCTCTAGAACTACTACTTTTATTGTCACCTCCACAAAATCAATTTTCTACAGTAGAATGGCAACATGTTTCTCATGTTTTTCATGCTCAAACCCGCTTGATAGATATATAACGTTATGGAAAGTGTCAGTTTGGTTGGTGAACATGTGTTTGACAGTCGACAGTGAAGTAAAGAGTTTTGTGACATATTGGTCATATTATAATATAATTGTGTTAATGCTTGAATTTCCTCCACTCATCGTCTGTACAGTGTGAGCCAAGGATAATTGAAATGCATCTACTGCAAACTACTGTAGTCTATTTTCTAAAGTACATTTTGTCAAAGTTCACTTACACTATGCAACTAAACTATTGGTCTACTCTCTTTACAATTTTCGCTTTTAACAATAAACTACAGATTGTCTGCCACGACCTTAGTGATGTTACGTGCAGGATAAAGAATTGGAAACCTACTATGGAAACTACTAATATCCTTGTTTGAAATCAGTATGCCTTTGTCAAAACCTACATTACGATTCCGTGGAACAACTACATCTCCCGAAAACCTATGTCACATGCCAAAAGCCGATTGGTTTGTTGGTTGCAGAGAACGTGATCAAGTTGCACCAATAGCCACAAACTCAAACAAGAGAGACGTAACAATCCAGGAAGCGGTAAACGCTCAAAGGTTCAACGTGAATGTCAACTCTTCAAAATTGACAACCCAgaatgtagaaaaaaaaaacgaatgaaGCCTTTATTAAAGAAATGCATTTTTGGATTTGCCAAATCGAAACAGGTCAATCGATTAAGTCGCTATAATCGCAGTAGTAGACAAGCTAACTTGCTATAATGTTACCAGCTAaggtgcgtgcatgtgtgtttgtagcaTCGAGAAGAATACTGAATAGTTGTAGATTTTACTGCcataaaacaaacagaaaacaacGAATATGCGAAGCAATTTCAAGCGTAGAAGTTGGAGCACACATTACTGTCCAGGTACTTTGTTGTTTCCATATTGTGTTAGGTAATCTTAACTTGCTACTTTATCTCACTACAGAAGACTAGCTTTAGGATAATGTCATCTTAATGTATTGTTATTTCCATCGCAAGGGATGGGTTCGTTCTGTCAGACTGCAGAAGGATAACTTGTTCCTTCACGTGAATGATGGCAGCTCATTACAATCCCTACAGATTGTGGCCAGCTCAGATCTGAATGACAGGTGGGAGCATTGTGTATTTGTTGTCCATATATCTAGTTAATATTGCACGAGACACTACAATTGTCTATTCTGTTCTGTAGACTGCTCACATTTGGAAGCGCTGTGGAAGTATCTGGAAATCTTGTCAAGAGTCCCAGTAGAAAACAAGATGTGGAACTTCAAGCAGACCAAATACACGTAGTGGGAGAATGCAACCCTGTTGTAAGTATCTGCCCATACAACATTTAGATAATCAATGTATTTTATCAAAATATCTTTAATAGGACTACATTACCATAAGAAATAACATAAACCGAGAACACTGATTTTGTAAGTAATAGAAGGATTATGCCACATGCCAGAACGGGAATTATAAACGGTGCCAAAAAAAGGTTATAATTAACAAAATTGTCCTAGATACCTAATCAAAAACAATCCTATACTAAATACATGGGGTGGCATCCACTCCAAGCCTTGTGTTTTTCACTATCGAGTGGGAAAAACACAATTCTCTTTCTGTTGCAGGACTTTCCATTCAAAATTAAGGATAGGCATAGCCTTGAGTACATAAGGCAATTTCCTCATCTGAGATGTAGAACTAATGTATTCAGCTCCTTACTGAGAATACGCAGTGAGGCTACAGCAGCCATCCAGTCATACTTCAAGGTAATACATATAGTAGGTTAGTATAACTAGCTTTTGAATTGAATGTGTATCAATTTTCACCATAATTTGATCTGTAATTGCGCAGGACAATGGATTCATCCAGATTCATACCCCAGTTATCAGTTCAAATGATTGTGAAGGAGCAGGGGAGCTTTTCCAGGTTGAGGTGAGTATGTCTTGTATAGATAAAGGATGCCTTTTAATTTGGTCTTAACAGATAATGTTAACCAGCTTAACCAGGCTGACATGTCCTTCTTACCACAGCCTTCAGGCCAGGGAACAGACCAGGATAAAGAAAACCCACACTTCTTCTCAGTCCCTGCTTACCTGACTGTCTCTGGACAACTGCACTTGGAGGTGATGTCTGGGTGAGGTCCGTACACCGCTATAGccacaaataaaaacatgtccCATTATATTTACTATCTTTACCCAACTAAGTTACACTTAAATGTTCACTGTTCTCAAAACTCTACTTACATCACGTTACTCCTGAAGGGCTTTCCCCAGAGTTTACACATTTGGGCCGACTTTCCGAGCAGAGAACTCTCAGAGCAGACGTCACCTGGCTGAGTTCTACATGGTGGAGGCTGAGATCTCATTCACCAAATCTTTAGCGGACCTCATGAAGGCAAGTCCATGGCCCATAGATGATCATTGATATTGGGATGTTGGGGACAATTGGGTTTGCTTGTCCCTGACTAAAAGACTGTTTGATATGATGGCAGAGAATCAACTGGGTAATAATATCTTCATAATATTAATAATGAATCCAACTTTGAAAAGTGTATGAAAGTGTCGTATTACTTATTTGGGGTTTCATTATTCAGATCTCTACCAATACAGCCCTACAGTTCCATCATGTTACCTGGTGTCTAGTTTTGCTTAAAAGCAAATACCATAACTGATTCACTGACTTGGACCCCCATATTTTTCCAGGTCATGGAGGACATGTTCAGGTCTACTACAGAGCATCTCTTAGCAAATTGTCCTGATGATGTAGAATTATTTCACAAACATGTGGCACCTGGACAGAGGGTAAGGAAGTTTCATTCTGATAGTATCTACTGTATGGGTGTTCCATATTCTCTCAATCTAAATGTAATTACGTGTTGTTTCTCCCAAGGACATTGTGGATCTTATGTTGAAGAAGAAGTttaatgtgtaagtgtgtatcaTCGTGTATTCTATTCATAGTGAAAAAGGTTTAACCTTTTCTCAGCCACTTTAACATCCACCAACTGAAGATCATTGAGTCACAATGTGATGGCTGTCTTTCTTTCAATTAGGATCACATACACTGAGGCCATAGACATCCTGAACAACAGCtcacagatgttttctttcaatACAAATGTAAGATCATACATTCTCTTTGCTCTATTTTGAAGGCATGCTATACAATATTTTCCTTATCATATACAATTATGTACAACATTTTGAAATACTACATTATTTGATGAGCTAAGAATCTAACACCATAATTAATACTGACTGTTTTTCTGTGTCAGTGGGGCTGTGACCTTCAGACGGAACATGAAAAGTACCTGGTGAAACATTGTGGCAGCTTACCTCTCTTTGTCACCGATTACCCCTATGAGCTAAAGCCTTTTTATGCAAGAGACAACCAGGACCATCCTAAACACACAGTAAGGCCCTTTGTAAATCCGATTGAGCTGCTTTGAAATACACTTTCATTGTTAATATTGTTGTCCTGGTTGGAAAGTGAACTGTACCTATTTAACCATTGCCATTGTgggtaaatgtaatgtacaaatgTAATTTGTAGTTACCTGAGTCTCTTCTAGTTACCTGAGTCTCCATTGTTGTGTGTCTTGAGGCAGCAGCAGTGGACCTCCTTGTACCAGGAGTTGGAGAGCTCTGTGGGGGCTCCCTAAGAGAAGACAGGCTTGAGCTCCTTACGACTCGTCTGGCGCAGTAAGaacagtgtacacacactctTAAGTTTCCATATACAGTAGTTCCCACACAAGGTATGCTTTTTGATTGTGACCAGAATGTAAATAAACTAATGTATTGGCATGTATGTTTTAAGGGCTGGATTGGAAGAAACATACAGATGGTAATACACGTTTTTCTATTGTGAGTTCTGTAGATGTGATTTACATAGATTTATTGTAACACTAGTATTAACCTCTGACTGTTGTCTTTTCAGGTATTTGGATCTGAGGCAGTTTGGGTCTGTCGCCCATGGTGGGTTTGGAATGGGATTTGAGCGATACTTGCAGTGTGTACTAGGGGTTGACAATATCAAAGACGTTATTCCATTTCCAAGGTTTTCCCACTCTTGCCTTCTGTAAACTGCAGGATGTTTTGTCTGTTATTGCATTGTTCTCTGAGTATTGAGTAAAGGCAAACCATTGGAATTTGTATGTTTATTCATTTCTGAAACATAAGGTATATGAGACAATAATGTATATAATTGATGCTTGTTTTTACGATATAGTGTACCAAACTGTGGTGTATATTAGTGTTTGAGTGCTATGTCAGACACTTTAAGGGTACATCCACTAGATGGGGTCATACAAAGCCATGTTAGTTTTCTCCCAGTTGTGCTAATATGTTTCATCCTGTCAATAGCTCATTATAAACCACATGCCGGATAACAATAAAGAAATATTCTGACAACTTGGAGTAAAGATAGTAAATAGACTATTTACTAAATGTCATTGACAAACAGACTCGCAACTGTATTTACTTTTCTTAGGGGTATGTTTCATACCCTAGCCTAAAAGTACCTTTTCATATATGTTTCAAAAGTCAGCATCTAACTATAGCCTATAACTATTCGGCATCTTATTTTCAGTTCGCTGTTTATGCATTATTTTACGTTTCCTTGGGTTCTTTTAATTGTTGTGCGTAAAGAAGGCAGCTCTTCCCATCCTGATCAGTTCATCCTATTGCAGCCCATCCCTTTACTTTAGTGGGCGTGGTGTGAATTGGAAAACAAACTGCAGACACTCAACACTACTTCCTACATCACTGGGTCAGTTGGTTTACCCGCGATTTGGTGTTCACTGGTCCTGCGTGATTCCCGAAGAGTGCTTTGCGCGCTGGAGTGGGAATCCGTGCGCGAGGTCAGCGTGACACCAAGGACAACACCCCTTCGACTCCAGCCTTTACTAAATGGGGGAGCGGACTGCACCAAAGTCTGACGGAGTCCAATAGCACTATTTATTTTTGCCCATTGTATGATCTGGCAACCACTGGGACTTGTATTGATAGTAAAATACATCAGGAGCTGTTATAGGCATCGGAAGAAACGATTGAAACATGAGCGGTGGAGAAATCGTCTTCCAAGGTTGGCTAAGGAAGTCGCCGCCAGAGAAAAAACTAAGAAGATATGTAAGTAAAGGCAGTCTTTAAACAGTTAGTGATCTGCAGCCGTCTCAAGGTACATTACCTAATATTGAGCCCAAATGTAATGTTTATCACTAAATCGGAAAGGCCGGTATTTCATGCTGTGAAACTAAGGATGCGTTTCATAATAGCAGGTGCACCAAACTGATATTTAGAGAAACAACGTGTTGCCTCATCTTCTCACCTCTCCAttgacacacaccacatgtgTAGCTAGGTTGGATAAGTCTGAACGTACCTTATGGCCAACTTTCATAATTGTTCGATAGAGGCTTCTCTCAACGCGGCTCTGTTTACTGTGGACACCGTTTACTCCCATTCTACTTGGGTCAGTTATCTCCTCACAAAATTATTAGTCACATCCAATCGTTTTTGTAGATAACGATGCTAATCATACATATTATTTCTCTGTTTACCTAATTAGGCTCTTGTGGTAAATTAAGATAGACAAGATACTCTATTGTCATCAAAACTCTCAGCCTTGACTCAGCCAAAGTGTCATGACAGAAGTTCTGAAGTTGTCTTCTGTATATTTCTACCCTGCTAATTACTTCTTATATTAGGATTAATGATTGTAGATAAAGAGCTTTATGGCATAATCTGataaataggcctacatatacaGTATTACATGTGTTTATATGGTGCTGCATTACAAGGTCTCCCCAAGTTCATATGAGCTGGCTTGGCCATGATGTCATCTTTCTGTTTCATCTGAAAGTCCATCCTTGTGTGTCTTCAAATGCACACTTACTGGCTTCCCTATTGTCTTCCACTTAAAGCCAGCCAGTGTTGACACAGGGACCACCGGGGTCAGTAGGAAACAGCAGCTGCACTGCCACAGACGAGAAGTTGACATCTACTATTGAAATACTGTATAAACAGTATTTATGGTTAGAATCAACATTGCCAGGCATACGCCATAGGTTTGTTTATTGGCCTTGTTCAGATGAGAGGGTGGAGTTTCTTGCTCCTAATCCTCCTCCCCACCGTATCCCAGTCTCGGCCAAtaaacaaccaaacacacagtctACACAGACACTGCATAACAAGATGGAATGTCCAGAACAGGCCAATTTGTGAACACCGAAATTAACCCATCaaaaattccttccactttaaCTGAGAGAGGCAGCATGTGGACAATGCAGCCCTTTTAGACAGCAGTATTGCTGTCATCTGACTTGCTCGATATCTTAATGTTAGGAGATATTTTAAGCAACTGCAGGCTCTTGCATACCAGTGCCAAGGTGTTTTTCTTAGGCTTACTCTGAGAACACAGTTATAATGATCAGAGTGTCCATACTTGGCTAACTAACTTGGTTTCCCAGGGTTACGTAATCTTCTGTGAAAACTGAAAGCTCCACCACAATTATGACATGCAAATGATTGCAGAGTCACAGAGCAAAACACAGTGACAGTTGAAGCTCAACACTAACAATTGATGAGCGAGTGTAGATGTGTTCCACCATAAAAATTCCCCCTTTGTTTGGTTCCAAGCGCCTTAAGGTCTTATTGATGACTCATTACTATCAGCTGTCATCTTGTTGCCTCACATTCACATGAGCAGTGTATGCCTGTAGTAATTTGCAACGGTGTTATGGAGATGTCTAGGCcttcttatacacacacacacacacacacacataaacacacataccctgTGTCTGGATAAGGCAGAGTATTGTTCTGTATGACAGAGCCACTATGAATCACATGTTCGGAGTTTGATTATCTTTTTGGGTACCGAGGCAACAGACATGGGCGGTGTTTGAGAGCTGGTGGGAGTGGTCAGGCTCCCTTTGTTGACTGCCGTCCAGAATAAGCAGAAGGAAAATGAAAACAACTGACTAATCTAACACATGTACCACACGGCTGCTTACTTATGTCTGTCTGTTATTCACTCACTAGTCAGACACAATGTGTCATACATTACCGCCTCCTGTGAACATATACATTAATTTGCCTTTGTTTATAGTACGTTATAAATTGAATACCTGAATAGTCATCAACATACTATTAATGTCATAGTAAATTACTTTCTTTGTGGAATAATTGATAATCCTCTGTAAATGTGTTCTTTCAACTGAAGTTTACAAAATGATGTTGTCCCAAAACATGGTAGTAATAATAGTGAGTAGGGGAAGTAGGGGATGACCTTGGTGTTTCCCATTACAAGGCCTCACTGCTTCCTCTTCCTAAGATGACAATTGTCATTCATTTTTACTGTGGTCCCTGATCTGCTGGGAGATCCTACATTCCAAAAACAATAAATGGTATGGACGGATATGTAAGGCTGACATACTTACATTTGTGTCTCCTTCTAACGGAAAATCCTAAGATGTTTACAGTTCTAGAGTGGCAATCGAACATCCAACCGTATGGTTGGTAAGAGCTACCCACGTCCTGTCCCTTGTTGTGTCTGACATCAGTCCACAAACATGTCTGTTCACATAAGGCATTGGCACATACCAGACAGATCATATCGGCAAAGTGATGCTTGCTTCTGCTTTTCTGTGTCACCATTTTAAAAGCCCTCAGTGTGTGAAAAGAAAGGACGGGGTTGAAGGCTGTGAGACAACAGGCTCAGGCCCACTGTCAGCTGCTGGGTCGGGACGGTGGGTTGGTGTTGTTTTGCAGAGGGGCTTTGGGAAGTCCTTGCCCTCAGAGTTCAGCCCAGAACGCCTCCCAGTTCCTGCTTTGACAGACACACGGCTCACACAGACATTTTCCTTGTTCGACTTTATCTTTGAGGCTTCAGATTTCCACTCCTTGTAAAGTCTATAGATTGGGGTGTCTTTTATGACTGTACTAAAAGTGTAATATTAATTTTTGTTAATTAAAAAGATCTTCATATATAGGGAATCTTACCATTAAAGATTAGTCTTTTCCTTGGTTTTTAATAGATTCCAAATGGAAAACTGACTACACTGTATAGCCTGGGCCTACCTGTAGAATTTGATAACTAAAGTAACATTAATTAACAGTACCATAAATCCTAAAATCCCAAAGAATATTCTCTGTCAGAAGACCTTGACTCCATTTACAAAGAAAATCTCTTGATTACCGGTCTGCTTTTAGGTTTTGTCTTTATATTTCCTGTCCTTTGCCATGAACTaaacatgtgtctgtgtgtatcctATCCAAAACTTAATTATGGGACCAATAGCAAATGCCAGACTTCCTTTGGATGACACCTACAGGAAATGGTTGGACAGAGGTCCCATGATAGGAAAATGAAACAAATTGGTCTGGACTTTtactattattatatatatattttttataagatTGGTTGATCACCATGTTCTATATTAGTtctgtgtttttctgcagaAATAAAGTTGATCCTATTGATTATTTTCCTGCAGTCTGGACCAGCTATTTGAGTATTTTTACTATCAGTCATGCAATACAGTGCACACTTACTTTAATATGTAATTTTTGGCTAAGATTAGTAATTTCAGGGACATTGCTGAATTTGATTATTCTTGACCTTTAATTAGATATCAAATCAAAGGTAATTGTGGGGTATCAAGTCAAGGTCCTTTGTTAATGTTATATGACTCTTATCAGAATTGGCTTGTCAGCTATGGACTCAAGACTCTTGCTGAGCATCACAGGTTATTGGGGAAATAACCCTATAGACTACTCAAGTACACTGTGTTGTATTCTACATAGGCTACAATTGGTTAATTAGCTCTGTCATTAATTTTTATTCTTTAAACAACCATGTCATAATgcaattttttaaataattctTTTACACATTTGGTCCTTAGATTTTTTGCCAAGATGAAACCCACAGAACACCCTGTATACATCTGATGCTCAATCTGTCATCCTTTTAATACGTACATTTACAAGCCCGGCATCTCAGTCCATTAGCCAATTGGACTAGGCATGATCTTCAAGAGCTGTTCTTTTTATTGCAGTGGAGGTCAGATATGTCAGTTTGTTATAGCAGTTGAGGGCTCTCTTGATGATGTCATGACAGGCTCCAACATGATG belongs to Hypomesus transpacificus isolate Combined female chromosome 15, fHypTra1, whole genome shotgun sequence and includes:
- the nars2 gene encoding probable asparagine--tRNA ligase, mitochondrial codes for the protein MLPAKVRACVFVASRRILNSCRFYCHKTNRKQRICEAISSVEVGAHITVQGWVRSVRLQKDNLFLHVNDGSSLQSLQIVASSDLNDRLLTFGSAVEVSGNLVKSPSRKQDVELQADQIHVVGECNPVDFPFKIKDRHSLEYIRQFPHLRCRTNVFSSLLRIRSEATAAIQSYFKDNGFIQIHTPVISSNDCEGAGELFQVEPSGQGTDQDKENPHFFSVPAYLTVSGQLHLEVMSGAFPRVYTFGPTFRAENSQSRRHLAEFYMVEAEISFTKSLADLMKVMEDMFRSTTEHLLANCPDDVELFHKHVAPGQRDIVDLMLKKKFNVITYTEAIDILNNSSQMFSFNTNWGCDLQTEHEKYLVKHCGSLPLFVTDYPYELKPFYARDNQDHPKHTAAAVDLLVPGVGELCGGSLREDRLELLTTRLAQAGLEETYRWYLDLRQFGSVAHGGFGMGFERYLQCVLGVDNIKDVIPFPRFSHSCLL